A DNA window from Synergistaceae bacterium contains the following coding sequences:
- the malQ gene encoding 4-alpha-glucanotransferase, whose amino-acid sequence MRSAGILLPVTSLPSKFGIGDFGPEALKFGKFLHDAGQKIWQVLPMTTIDPGCGNSPYSPTSAFAGNHLLISPEILADEGMITDDELTRLSAKYDFGKNPERVDYESARAFKTEILSAAYKRVMKGSASDFREFTASAEWLEPFALFSVIKQVNGGIPWYEWPDDLKHKDPGAIRKFKAEYSEEIARQEFGQYIFFRQVKALHEYLNALGVEIVGDMPLYVTLDCADVWQNPGQFDIGEDLNPVTVAGVPPDYFSADGQLWGNPCYNWAAMEKDGFTWWIKRLRNLLAMFDKIRIDHFRGLVAYWAVPYGEETAKNGEWIDVPHEKFFAVLKENFPSMPFWAENLGIITPDVEAVRKDYGLPGMLVLHFAFGNPWDNPYAPHNHTRDSVVYTGTHDNNTSRGWFENDASESEINNFASYIGRGVMDGFIFASEVTRLAVSSVADTAIIPMQDYLRLGAESRVNIPSTASGNWAWRMTADAIPDGLADRIRAACRLYGRI is encoded by the coding sequence ATGAGGAGTGCAGGAATATTGCTGCCGGTTACGTCTCTTCCGTCAAAATTCGGCATTGGTGATTTCGGCCCGGAGGCGTTAAAGTTTGGGAAGTTTCTTCATGACGCAGGCCAAAAGATATGGCAGGTTCTTCCGATGACAACGATAGATCCCGGGTGCGGAAATTCCCCCTACAGCCCTACGAGTGCGTTTGCGGGCAATCATCTTCTCATAAGCCCGGAGATTCTCGCGGACGAGGGAATGATTACAGATGACGAACTCACGAGACTGTCGGCAAAATATGATTTCGGGAAAAATCCTGAGCGTGTCGACTACGAGTCAGCAAGAGCCTTCAAGACAGAAATTCTCAGCGCGGCCTATAAGCGTGTCATGAAGGGGAGCGCGTCAGACTTCCGGGAGTTTACAGCGTCTGCGGAATGGCTTGAACCTTTCGCCCTCTTCAGCGTCATTAAGCAGGTCAACGGCGGAATCCCCTGGTACGAATGGCCTGATGACCTAAAGCACAAAGACCCCGGCGCAATCCGAAAGTTTAAGGCTGAATACTCCGAGGAAATAGCCCGGCAGGAGTTCGGGCAGTACATATTTTTCCGGCAGGTCAAAGCACTTCACGAATATCTGAACGCGCTCGGCGTTGAGATTGTCGGGGATATGCCGCTGTATGTTACGCTCGACTGCGCGGACGTGTGGCAGAATCCCGGGCAGTTCGACATAGGGGAAGACCTGAATCCCGTAACAGTGGCAGGAGTCCCGCCGGATTACTTCAGCGCGGACGGTCAGCTATGGGGCAATCCCTGCTACAACTGGGCGGCAATGGAGAAAGACGGCTTTACGTGGTGGATTAAGAGACTGCGTAACCTTCTTGCGATGTTCGACAAAATCAGGATAGATCATTTCCGCGGGCTTGTGGCGTACTGGGCTGTTCCCTACGGCGAGGAGACCGCCAAAAATGGAGAATGGATTGATGTCCCGCATGAGAAATTCTTTGCGGTGCTGAAGGAAAATTTCCCGTCAATGCCATTCTGGGCGGAGAATCTCGGAATCATTACGCCGGACGTTGAAGCGGTCAGGAAAGATTACGGCCTTCCGGGAATGCTGGTGCTTCATTTTGCGTTCGGCAATCCCTGGGATAATCCCTATGCCCCTCACAATCATACGCGGGATTCTGTCGTCTATACGGGGACACACGACAACAATACATCGCGGGGCTGGTTCGAGAATGATGCCTCAGAGTCGGAAATCAACAATTTTGCGTCATACATTGGGCGCGGAGTCATGGACGGCTTCATTTTTGCGTCAGAAGTTACGCGGCTTGCTGTGAGTTCTGTTGCTGACACGGCAATAATACCAATGCAGGACTATCTGAGGCTCGGAGCTGAGTCGCGGGTCAATATTCCGTCAACAGCTTCAGGAAACTGGGCATGGAGGATGACGGCGGACGCGATTCCTGATGGGCTTGCTGACAGGATAAGGGCGGCCTGCAGGTTATACGGGCGAATCTGA
- a CDS encoding amidohydrolase family protein, whose product MEHTQDEKISLINGRIHTPSGTAANITFEHGRIVSVDDESTGLDGKIIDLHGRTVLPGFCDTSLDFLTWAESQERLSLAGVRSAREMSEALTAYSRANPKPLREWYIAANLPDDIMISRDDLDSVIPSLPCAVIDAKMSRAVLNTPAMNEFNMPQDNVELDEFTTHLPPLSEEDIIHLVKTYAPKANALGITEIWSDFHGVAQNAKRLWDIFFNDAYDSLTFRMRCNFAFDGVNPLNEFLSHGLRTGDGLPFCRLGGIIVDGALEQQEQKNMIYSAHLSGCQVISDNNKSCLNALERVIKRSRKNLRHVVKNIAGNLIDRMRLLGLGGIALAGGENDFLHEAFQNGLVISSGSGDSLSSPVKAASILVSQGLSVAEAMSVYTWSASWNGGAESRRGEIAVGNDADLVILEQDPFRVRPEEIASVDIAMTFCAGCAVYDSGAI is encoded by the coding sequence ATGGAGCATACCCAAGACGAAAAAATTTCTCTCATCAACGGCAGGATTCACACACCTTCAGGGACGGCGGCTAATATCACGTTTGAACATGGCCGGATCGTTTCTGTTGACGACGAAAGCACCGGCCTTGACGGAAAAATCATCGACCTTCACGGCAGGACAGTTCTGCCCGGATTCTGTGATACATCGCTCGACTTCCTGACATGGGCGGAGTCCCAAGAAAGACTCAGCCTCGCAGGAGTCCGTTCAGCCCGCGAAATGTCCGAAGCCCTCACAGCATACTCACGCGCCAATCCCAAGCCCCTCCGCGAATGGTACATAGCCGCGAATCTCCCGGATGACATCATGATTTCCCGCGATGATTTGGACTCGGTGATACCTTCCCTGCCCTGCGCTGTTATTGACGCGAAAATGAGCCGCGCCGTATTGAATACCCCGGCCATGAATGAATTTAACATGCCGCAGGATAATGTAGAGCTTGACGAATTTACGACTCACCTTCCGCCCCTCAGCGAGGAAGATATTATCCATCTCGTGAAAACTTACGCGCCCAAAGCAAACGCACTCGGCATAACTGAAATATGGTCAGACTTTCACGGGGTCGCCCAAAACGCTAAAAGACTCTGGGATATATTCTTTAATGACGCTTATGACAGTCTCACGTTTCGTATGAGGTGTAATTTTGCTTTTGACGGGGTTAATCCGCTGAATGAGTTTCTCTCTCACGGACTGCGGACAGGGGACGGGCTTCCGTTCTGCCGACTCGGAGGGATTATCGTTGACGGAGCTTTGGAGCAGCAAGAACAGAAAAATATGATTTACTCCGCTCACCTTTCGGGCTGTCAGGTAATCAGCGACAACAATAAATCCTGCCTCAACGCCCTAGAGAGAGTCATTAAACGTTCTCGCAAAAATCTCCGCCATGTCGTGAAGAACATCGCCGGGAATCTCATTGACCGTATGCGCCTTCTTGGTCTCGGAGGTATTGCCCTTGCCGGAGGGGAGAATGATTTTCTTCATGAGGCGTTCCAGAATGGACTCGTAATCTCATCAGGAAGCGGCGACTCTCTATCGTCTCCCGTAAAAGCCGCAAGCATTCTCGTGTCTCAGGGCTTGAGCGTGGCGGAGGCTATGAGCGTTTATACGTGGTCAGCGTCATGGAACGGGGGCGCGGAGTCCCGGCGGGGCGAGATAGCTGTGGGAAATGACGCGGATTTAGTGATACTTGAGCAGGATCCCTTCAGGGTGAGGCCGGAAGAAATTGCATCTGTTGACATTGCTATGACATTCTGCGCGGGCTGTGCTGTCTATGACTCCGGCGCGATATAG
- a CDS encoding M15 family metallopeptidase has product MKFSVIIFVMACAILGTVIPPCLAETEDGFTISPIDPATFARMKGKSYKDNCPIPLEDLRYLRVLHKDLNGQTHEGELVCNVYIASDVLEIFRGLYEAGYPVEKVRLVDEYNADDETSMRDNNSSSFNFRFISHTTRISKHGLGLAVDINTLYNPYVKTVNGKLIIEPATAGEYTDRSKSFPYKIERGDLCYKLFTGRGFEWGGEWKTVKDYQHFEVSDEVARKLYPDYR; this is encoded by the coding sequence ATGAAATTTTCTGTCATTATTTTCGTCATGGCCTGCGCGATTCTTGGGACTGTGATTCCTCCCTGCCTCGCTGAAACTGAAGACGGCTTCACAATTTCACCGATTGACCCGGCGACCTTCGCCCGCATGAAAGGCAAATCCTACAAGGACAACTGTCCCATTCCGCTTGAAGACCTGCGATATTTGCGCGTCCTGCACAAAGACCTCAACGGCCAAACGCACGAGGGTGAATTAGTCTGCAACGTGTATATAGCTTCTGATGTTCTCGAAATTTTCCGGGGGCTTTACGAGGCAGGTTACCCTGTCGAAAAAGTCCGGCTTGTCGATGAGTATAACGCGGACGATGAGACATCAATGCGGGACAATAATTCGTCAAGTTTCAACTTCCGTTTCATTTCGCACACGACAAGAATATCAAAGCACGGCTTAGGATTGGCGGTAGACATCAACACGCTGTATAATCCCTATGTCAAGACCGTAAACGGAAAACTCATCATCGAACCGGCCACAGCTGGAGAATACACAGACAGGAGCAAATCTTTCCCCTACAAGATAGAGCGGGGCGATTTGTGCTACAAGCTATTCACCGGGCGCGGATTTGAATGGGGCGGAGAATGGAAGACCGTCAAAGACTACCAGCACTTTGAAGTTTCCGATGAAGTCGCAAGAAAACTTTACCCGGATTACAGATAA
- a CDS encoding iron-only hydrogenase system regulator, giving the protein METRVAVMSIIVENTESIEALNNTLHEYRQHIIGRMGLPYHQKNINLISIALDAPQDVISALSGKIGNLDGVSVTMAFSK; this is encoded by the coding sequence ATGGAGACAAGAGTCGCAGTAATGAGCATAATCGTGGAGAACACAGAATCAATCGAGGCACTGAACAATACGCTTCACGAGTACCGCCAGCACATAATAGGCCGTATGGGACTCCCGTACCACCAGAAGAATATCAACCTCATAAGCATAGCACTTGACGCACCGCAGGATGTGATTTCGGCACTGTCCGGGAAAATCGGCAATCTTGACGGGGTAAGCGTAACTATGGCTTTCTCGAAATAG
- the hydE gene encoding [FeFe] hydrogenase H-cluster radical SAM maturase HydE, giving the protein MNINSLALKLSENHSLSVDEYEQLIAGFNDGNADTCERGHESVQLLRKHAVRVRREFYGNDVYIRGLIEISNICRNDCYYCGIRRSNSHCERYRLSHDEILACADEGYGLGFRTFVLQGGEDSYFSDERLGGIVRGIKSKHPDCAVTLSIGERSHDSYKFLKACGADRYLLRHETANPEHYARLHPAEMSYSHRMNCLKSLRELGYQVGCGFMVGSPFQTSRNLAEDLKFIETFRPEMCGIGPFIPHKDTPFRDCPAGTVEQTCYLLSIIRLIHPSVLLPSTTALGTIDPLGREKGIMSGANVLMPNLSPVSVRKKYELYDNKICTGEESAQCRECLSRRMRKIGYEIVVDRGDIAGRGISA; this is encoded by the coding sequence ATGAATATCAATTCTCTTGCGCTCAAATTATCGGAAAATCATTCGCTGAGTGTTGATGAGTACGAACAGTTAATCGCCGGATTCAATGACGGAAACGCCGACACGTGCGAGCGGGGACACGAAAGTGTACAGCTTTTGCGTAAACATGCCGTAAGAGTCCGGCGCGAATTTTACGGCAATGATGTCTACATACGCGGGCTAATCGAAATCAGCAACATTTGCCGGAATGATTGTTACTACTGCGGAATAAGACGGAGCAATTCACACTGCGAGCGTTACAGGCTGAGTCATGACGAGATTTTAGCGTGCGCTGATGAAGGTTACGGACTCGGCTTCAGGACGTTTGTTTTGCAGGGAGGCGAGGACTCATACTTCAGCGATGAGAGACTCGGCGGTATTGTTCGCGGCATAAAGTCAAAACATCCCGATTGCGCTGTAACTCTCTCGATTGGTGAAAGGAGTCATGACAGCTACAAGTTCCTGAAGGCTTGCGGAGCTGACAGATATTTATTGCGACATGAGACAGCGAACCCGGAGCATTACGCGAGACTTCACCCGGCTGAAATGTCGTACTCTCATAGAATGAACTGCTTGAAGAGTCTCCGGGAGTTAGGCTATCAAGTCGGCTGCGGCTTCATGGTTGGGAGTCCGTTTCAGACATCACGGAATCTTGCTGAGGATCTGAAATTCATTGAGACGTTCAGGCCGGAAATGTGCGGGATTGGGCCGTTCATACCGCATAAAGATACGCCGTTCAGGGATTGCCCCGCCGGGACTGTTGAGCAGACATGCTATCTTCTCTCAATCATCAGACTCATTCACCCTTCTGTTTTGCTTCCATCGACAACAGCACTCGGAACTATTGACCCTTTAGGACGCGAGAAGGGCATAATGTCAGGTGCTAATGTGTTAATGCCGAATTTGTCGCCCGTCAGTGTGCGGAAAAAGTACGAGCTTTACGACAACAAAATATGCACTGGCGAGGAGTCAGCACAATGCCGGGAATGCCTCAGCAGGAGAATGCGGAAAATAGGGTATGAGATTGTTGTTGACAGGGGAGACATTGCCGGGCGCGGAATCAGCGCATAA
- a CDS encoding rubrerythrin family protein, with amino-acid sequence MANKYAGTQTEKNLQAAFAGESQARNKYTYFASVAKKEGYEQIAAIFLHTADNEKEHAKMWFKELDGIGDTSANLTAAAEGENYEWTDMYEGFAKTAEAEGFKALAAKFRMVAAIEKHHEERYRALLKNVEAQEVFARSEVKVWECRNCGHIVVGTKAPEICPVCAHPKAYFEIHGENY; translated from the coding sequence ATGGCGAACAAGTACGCGGGAACACAGACCGAGAAAAATCTTCAGGCGGCGTTTGCAGGGGAGTCGCAGGCGCGGAACAAGTACACCTATTTTGCGTCAGTCGCAAAGAAAGAGGGCTACGAGCAGATAGCGGCAATCTTCCTTCACACGGCAGACAACGAGAAGGAACACGCAAAAATGTGGTTCAAGGAGCTTGACGGGATCGGCGACACGTCAGCAAACCTCACAGCGGCGGCTGAGGGCGAGAACTACGAGTGGACAGACATGTACGAGGGCTTTGCGAAAACGGCAGAGGCTGAGGGCTTCAAGGCACTTGCGGCGAAATTCAGAATGGTTGCGGCAATCGAGAAACATCACGAGGAGAGATACCGCGCATTGCTGAAGAATGTTGAGGCACAGGAAGTATTTGCCCGGAGCGAGGTCAAAGTGTGGGAGTGCAGGAACTGCGGACATATCGTAGTCGGAACAAAAGCCCCGGAAATCTGCCCTGTTTGCGCCCATCCGAAAGCATATTTTGAGATTCACGGCGAAAACTACTAA
- a CDS encoding PIN domain-containing protein, whose translation MMKVLVDTNVIITYLTEHEDKYSAESRQVMEMCAAKKIEGYIAFHSLSIIWYSSGRMKQPEEIRREWLDRVCKVLTTASAGHDLVVEAVHDTEFRDFEDNLQAICAQSINADYIITANLKDYENSRVKAVTPEEFVNIADR comes from the coding sequence ATGATGAAAGTACTTGTTGACACAAACGTTATAATCACGTACCTGACAGAGCACGAAGATAAATATTCAGCAGAATCACGGCAGGTTATGGAAATGTGCGCGGCAAAAAAGATTGAAGGCTACATTGCATTTCATTCGCTGTCTATAATCTGGTATTCTTCCGGGAGAATGAAGCAGCCTGAAGAAATCCGGCGTGAATGGCTTGACCGTGTGTGCAAGGTTCTCACGACAGCAAGCGCGGGACATGATTTAGTCGTTGAGGCAGTGCATGATACTGAGTTCCGCGACTTTGAGGACAACTTGCAGGCCATATGCGCCCAGAGCATTAACGCCGACTACATCATCACAGCAAACTTGAAGGACTACGAGAACAGCAGGGTTAAGGCGGTTACCCCGGAAGAGTTCGTGAATATCGCCGACAGGTGA
- a CDS encoding amidohydrolase, translating into MYAEKFLPQVISWRREIHSHPELSQHEEKTAGLVANVLEGLGIEVRKNVGGFGVVGLLRGKGAGESLPLSASRVPPKLGGIMGGQEGNKPGKTVGLRADMDALPLNEETGLQYASKFPGVMHACGHDTHTAMLLGAACVLSGMRDKIRGNVKFIFQPSEELNPTGGAPGMIRDGVLDSPEVDGIFSLHVWPVYGTGKIAVRSGACMAASDRVYITVHGRTAHGSRPDQGNDAIVAAAHVITGLQAVISRSVSPLDSAVLTIGTIHGGYRYNVIPDNVKLEGTVRTLNPSVQSRMPELITRTAKGIAEGLGCSCDVEYVKGYPPLVNDSDMAGIAASAVRKIYPEFVIIADEPDLAAEDFAFFARERPAFMAWLGCTPAGVKISDAPKLHSTKFSPDENCFAYGIDYFVQSALDFLS; encoded by the coding sequence TTGTACGCAGAAAAATTTTTGCCGCAGGTGATTTCATGGAGGAGGGAAATACATTCTCACCCGGAATTATCACAGCATGAGGAGAAAACCGCCGGGCTTGTGGCGAATGTTCTTGAGGGACTCGGCATTGAGGTGCGGAAGAATGTCGGGGGATTCGGCGTTGTAGGGTTATTGCGGGGAAAAGGCGCGGGAGAGTCGTTACCCCTCTCGGCAAGCCGTGTCCCCCCTAAATTAGGGGGGATTATGGGGGGTCAGGAGGGTAATAAGCCGGGAAAAACTGTAGGACTCCGCGCTGATATGGACGCTCTTCCCCTGAATGAAGAGACGGGCCTCCAGTATGCCTCAAAATTTCCGGGAGTTATGCACGCCTGCGGACACGACACGCACACGGCCATGCTGTTAGGGGCTGCCTGCGTCCTGTCAGGAATGCGCGACAAAATCCGGGGCAACGTGAAATTCATCTTTCAGCCGTCAGAGGAACTTAATCCCACCGGGGGCGCACCGGGAATGATTCGGGACGGGGTATTAGACTCGCCGGAGGTTGACGGGATATTTTCGCTTCATGTGTGGCCTGTCTACGGGACGGGAAAAATTGCTGTGCGCTCCGGGGCATGTATGGCGGCTTCAGACAGGGTATATATCACAGTTCACGGGCGGACGGCTCACGGTTCGAGGCCGGATCAAGGTAATGACGCAATTGTCGCGGCGGCTCATGTGATTACGGGATTGCAGGCGGTAATCTCGCGCTCAGTCTCGCCGCTGGACTCTGCTGTCTTGACGATAGGGACGATACACGGCGGTTACAGGTACAACGTTATTCCCGACAATGTGAAACTTGAAGGCACTGTGCGGACTCTGAATCCTTCTGTGCAGTCCCGGATGCCGGAGCTAATCACGCGCACTGCGAAAGGAATCGCGGAGGGGCTTGGCTGTTCGTGTGATGTGGAATACGTGAAGGGTTATCCGCCGCTTGTGAATGACTCTGACATGGCCGGGATTGCGGCTTCTGCTGTGAGGAAAATATATCCTGAGTTTGTGATAATTGCTGATGAGCCTGATTTGGCGGCTGAGGATTTCGCGTTCTTTGCGAGGGAGAGACCTGCGTTTATGGCGTGGCTTGGGTGTACTCCTGCGGGCGTGAAGATTTCTGACGCTCCGAAACTCCACAGCACGAAATTTTCACCTGATGAGAATTGTTTTGCTTACGGGATAGATTACTTTGTGCAGAGCGCGTTAGACTTCCTTAGCTGA
- a CDS encoding cation transporter, with amino-acid sequence MEQREKQIIRVSIIGIIANIFLAGFKFAVGFFARSVAIMADAVNNASDVLSSVVTIIGTKLAGKPADKAHPFGHGRVEYITAAVISGIILYAGITALVESVSRIINPVEPEHSAVSLGVVAAGVIVKIVLGRYVKSQGEKLSSDSLKNSGADALMDSAVSSTTLIGALAFMFAGLNLEAWLGVFISIMIIKAAADMFMETTSKILGEREDSELTRAIKETICETEGVYGAYDLILTNYGPDKLIGSVHIEVPDTWTAGKIDETSRKIMHRVAMKNHIALAAIGVYSHNTTDKRASEIRENVTRAAMSQKYVLQVHGFYFSADEKTIRFDVVADFSAPDVEAVHKEVTDAVKKLYPEYKLTVQVDSDFSD; translated from the coding sequence ATGGAACAAAGAGAGAAACAAATAATCCGGGTCAGCATAATCGGAATCATTGCGAATATATTTCTTGCGGGATTCAAATTTGCTGTGGGATTCTTTGCGCGTTCAGTTGCGATTATGGCGGACGCTGTGAACAATGCCAGCGATGTATTGTCGTCAGTAGTAACGATAATCGGCACGAAGCTTGCCGGGAAACCTGCGGACAAGGCGCACCCATTCGGACATGGCCGTGTAGAGTACATTACGGCGGCTGTGATTTCGGGAATCATTCTTTACGCGGGAATAACTGCGCTTGTTGAGTCGGTCTCACGAATCATTAATCCTGTTGAGCCTGAGCACAGCGCGGTGAGTCTTGGTGTTGTTGCAGCTGGCGTAATCGTGAAAATAGTATTAGGGCGTTACGTGAAATCGCAGGGGGAAAAATTATCGTCCGACTCTCTGAAAAATTCGGGTGCTGACGCTCTCATGGACTCGGCTGTGTCATCAACGACTCTAATTGGTGCGCTTGCGTTTATGTTCGCGGGATTGAATCTTGAGGCGTGGCTCGGAGTGTTTATCTCAATCATGATAATCAAAGCGGCTGCTGATATGTTCATGGAGACGACAAGCAAAATTCTGGGCGAACGTGAAGACAGCGAATTGACACGGGCAATAAAGGAGACAATCTGCGAAACTGAAGGCGTTTACGGTGCGTATGATTTGATTCTGACGAACTACGGCCCCGACAAGCTGATAGGCTCAGTACATATTGAGGTGCCTGACACATGGACGGCGGGGAAAATTGACGAGACAAGCCGGAAGATAATGCACAGAGTCGCAATGAAGAATCATATCGCGCTTGCGGCAATAGGTGTATATTCGCACAACACTACGGACAAGAGAGCCTCAGAGATTCGCGAGAATGTTACGAGGGCGGCCATGTCGCAGAAATATGTGTTGCAGGTTCACGGGTTCTATTTCAGCGCGGACGAAAAGACAATACGGTTTGATGTTGTTGCGGATTTCTCTGCGCCTGATGTTGAGGCTGTACACAAAGAAGTTACTGACGCTGTGAAGAAGCTGTACCCGGAGTATAAATTAACGGTGCAGGTTGATTCGGATTTTTCGGACTAG
- a CDS encoding alpha/beta hydrolase, with protein MPYIAMKDNTKIYYEERGEGETVLFLHGLSSSHFELQPFMKNFEGEYHCVCYDHRGHAASERTHKHMNIHTLGQDLREIVEYLNLRDIHIIGHSMGAATIFSYVNQFGCERLKTITAVDMTPYMRNTVWQGGIGQGKWTDEDFMTDIDMMFDDIGAANWRIMTHLMTPAMSATPKEYTPAMMSMCRENLDPFTVAAMWYSLFRTDQREAVSKITVPFLYLMPETPLYSMTTVNFYRENVKNKFVLENNFLGTTHLLLMEKPNESAECVKKFLRS; from the coding sequence TTGCCGTACATAGCGATGAAGGACAACACGAAAATTTATTACGAGGAGCGCGGAGAAGGCGAGACAGTATTATTTTTGCACGGACTCAGCTCATCACACTTTGAGCTTCAGCCGTTCATGAAGAATTTTGAGGGCGAATATCATTGTGTCTGCTACGATCACCGGGGACATGCCGCTTCCGAACGTACCCACAAGCACATGAACATTCACACGCTAGGGCAGGACTTGCGCGAGATCGTCGAGTATCTGAATCTCCGGGACATTCACATAATCGGTCATTCGATGGGAGCGGCAACAATTTTCAGCTACGTGAATCAATTCGGCTGTGAGAGGCTCAAGACAATAACGGCGGTTGACATGACTCCGTACATGCGTAATACGGTGTGGCAGGGCGGAATTGGCCAGGGGAAATGGACGGATGAAGACTTCATGACGGACATAGATATGATGTTTGACGACATTGGCGCGGCGAACTGGCGGATAATGACTCACTTGATGACCCCGGCAATGTCAGCGACCCCGAAAGAATATACGCCTGCAATGATGTCAATGTGCCGTGAAAATCTTGACCCGTTCACGGTTGCGGCCATGTGGTACTCGTTATTCCGCACAGATCAGCGGGAAGCCGTCAGCAAAATCACAGTGCCATTTCTGTACCTCATGCCTGAAACGCCGCTTTACTCAATGACAACGGTTAATTTCTACCGCGAGAACGTGAAGAATAAATTTGTGCTTGAGAATAATTTTCTCGGCACGACTCATTTATTGCTCATGGAGAAACCGAATGAGTCCGCCGAATGCGTGAAAAAATTTTTGAGGTCATAA
- a CDS encoding radical SAM protein, with the protein MHYTEPLYRSPYWPTLPLLEITQGCTHNKCKFCNMYRDVQFRMSPLEWVEEDLKEIAERWPKAQTLQILSANPLALTYDRLAPRIELIRKYLPGLKVMYAQTRVSDIRNKTVNELASLREMGLSEISLGTESGDDWTLSRINKGYTSSDILEQCAKLDEAGIKYWMSFLNGVAGKSHSIQHAVNSAKIYSMCHPKVIGTGGLVLFDGTELKEEAERGEFDPCTERELMIELRTFIENLTIDFERFITHHTVSANLNCRNFQASKPEILAELQYAIDNTDLDELARSRAAKKRL; encoded by the coding sequence ATGCACTACACGGAGCCTTTGTACAGGAGTCCCTACTGGCCTACGCTGCCATTGCTCGAAATCACACAGGGCTGTACGCACAACAAGTGCAAATTCTGCAATATGTACCGTGATGTTCAGTTCCGAATGTCCCCGCTTGAATGGGTTGAAGAAGACCTGAAAGAGATTGCCGAAAGATGGCCGAAAGCACAAACGCTTCAGATACTCAGCGCGAATCCTCTCGCTTTGACGTATGACAGGCTCGCGCCCCGTATCGAACTCATCCGCAAATATCTTCCCGGCCTCAAAGTGATGTATGCACAGACTAGAGTCTCAGACATCAGGAACAAGACAGTAAACGAACTCGCAAGCCTCCGCGAAATGGGACTCAGCGAAATATCATTAGGCACTGAAAGCGGCGATGATTGGACACTCTCACGAATCAACAAGGGATATACTTCCTCCGACATTCTCGAACAGTGCGCCAAACTTGACGAGGCCGGGATAAAATACTGGATGTCGTTCCTTAACGGTGTTGCGGGAAAATCTCACAGCATACAGCACGCTGTGAACTCGGCGAAAATTTACAGCATGTGCCATCCCAAAGTGATTGGCACCGGGGGACTCGTGTTGTTCGACGGTACAGAGCTGAAAGAGGAAGCAGAGCGCGGAGAATTTGACCCTTGCACCGAGCGTGAATTGATGATTGAGCTTAGGACTTTTATCGAGAACCTTACGATTGACTTTGAGAGATTCATAACACATCATACAGTCTCAGCTAATCTCAACTGCCGTAACTTTCAGGCAAGCAAGCCCGAAATCCTCGCAGAGCTACAATACGCGATTGACAATACAGACCTTGACGAACTAGCCCGAAGCAGAGCCGCAAAGAAAAGACTGTAA
- a CDS encoding ACT domain-containing protein, which yields MKAVMTVTAQDRVGIIAGVCSLLAEMGVNILDLSQTVMQGIFTMTLLVDTSTSSHTFDEIRTALMTRGEKESLNIHIQRADIFEAMHRV from the coding sequence ATGAAGGCCGTAATGACCGTAACAGCTCAGGACAGAGTCGGAATTATCGCGGGCGTTTGCTCGTTGCTTGCTGAAATGGGCGTGAATATTCTTGACCTGAGTCAGACAGTAATGCAGGGAATTTTCACGATGACTCTTCTTGTCGACACATCAACATCATCACATACATTTGACGAAATACGCACAGCCCTAATGACGAGGGGCGAAAAAGAGTCGCTCAACATTCACATACAGCGTGCGGATATTTTCGAGGCTATGCACAGGGTGTAA